A single window of Deltaproteobacteria bacterium DNA harbors:
- a CDS encoding sigma-54-dependent Fis family transcriptional regulator: MLRPMRAATILIVDDEPNILTTLRRALELEDYRVDVAPSGSAALERVKRETPELVLLDVAMPGLDGLEVLGRLRTDHPELPVVMMSGHSTIETAVQATKLGAFDFVEKPISTEKLLITLANALRLTRLREENDDLRRRAGDAGAMVGHGPAMRQILETIRKTAPTSGRVLITGPNGTGKELVARALHEGSRRSAGPFVKVNCAAIPQDLIESELFGHEKGAFTGATALRRGRFEQASGGTLFLDEIGDMSLGAQAKVLRVLQEGELERVGGSETIAVDVRVIAATNKDLPAEIRAGRFREDLYYRLNVVPIEVPPLRARREDLPALVASFLTQACALHSKRPKTISQGALSLLMQHDWPGNVRELRNTVERLVILTEHDAIDEADVQGVLPQVKAVRGRYQPGVALRDLMATAERELILAALEEHGGNVAKAASALQLERSHLYKKLRALGIEREGAGEREEE; this comes from the coding sequence ATGCTTCGCCCCATGCGCGCCGCCACGATCCTGATCGTCGATGACGAGCCCAACATCCTGACCACCTTGCGTCGTGCGCTCGAGCTCGAGGACTACCGCGTCGATGTGGCACCCTCCGGCAGCGCGGCCCTCGAACGGGTGAAGCGCGAGACCCCGGAGCTCGTGCTTCTCGACGTCGCGATGCCCGGGCTCGACGGACTCGAGGTGCTCGGGCGCCTCCGGACCGACCACCCCGAGCTCCCCGTGGTGATGATGAGCGGCCATTCGACCATCGAGACCGCGGTGCAGGCCACCAAGCTCGGGGCCTTCGATTTCGTCGAGAAGCCGATCTCCACCGAGAAGCTCCTCATCACGCTGGCGAACGCGCTCCGGCTGACCCGCCTGCGCGAGGAGAACGACGACCTGCGGCGCCGCGCCGGGGACGCGGGGGCGATGGTCGGCCACGGCCCCGCGATGCGGCAGATCCTCGAGACGATCCGCAAGACCGCCCCCACGAGCGGGCGGGTGCTGATCACCGGCCCGAACGGCACGGGCAAGGAGCTGGTGGCGCGCGCGCTGCACGAGGGCTCCAGGCGCTCCGCCGGCCCCTTCGTGAAGGTCAACTGCGCGGCGATCCCGCAGGACCTGATCGAGAGCGAGCTCTTCGGCCACGAGAAAGGCGCCTTCACGGGGGCCACGGCGCTGCGCCGCGGACGCTTCGAGCAGGCCAGCGGCGGCACGCTCTTCCTGGACGAGATCGGCGACATGAGCCTCGGTGCGCAGGCCAAGGTCTTGCGCGTGCTGCAGGAGGGCGAGCTCGAGCGCGTGGGCGGCAGCGAGACGATCGCCGTCGACGTGCGCGTGATCGCGGCCACGAACAAGGACCTCCCGGCGGAGATCCGCGCCGGCCGCTTTCGCGAAGACCTCTACTACCGACTGAACGTGGTGCCCATCGAGGTCCCGCCGCTGCGCGCCCGACGGGAAGATCTCCCGGCGCTCGTGGCGTCGTTTCTGACCCAGGCCTGCGCCCTGCACAGCAAGCGCCCGAAGACGATCTCGCAGGGGGCGCTCTCGCTCCTCATGCAGCACGACTGGCCGGGCAACGTCCGCGAACTGCGCAACACCGTCGAGCGCCTGGTCATCCTCACGGAGCACGACGCGATCGACGAGGCCGACGTGCAGGGGGTGCTGCCGCAGGTGAAGGCCGTGCGGGGGCGTTATCAGCCCGGCGTGGCGCTCCGGGACCTCATGGCCACGGCCGAGCGCGAGCTGATCCTGGCCGCGCTCGAGGAGCACGGCGGCAACGTGGCCAAGGCCGCGAGCGCGCTGCAGCTCGAACGAAGCCACCTCTACAAGAAGCTCCGCGCGCTGGGCATCGAGCGCGAAGGCGCCGGCGAGCGCGAGGAGGAGTAA